From a single Pseudoliparis swirei isolate HS2019 ecotype Mariana Trench chromosome 12, NWPU_hadal_v1, whole genome shotgun sequence genomic region:
- the chac1 gene encoding glutathione-specific gamma-glutamylcyclotransferase 1 translates to MKPQDIVAGKASSLWIFGYGSLVWKPDFEYRRSHVGSIRGYKRRFWHGDNFHRGDDELPGRVVTLIEDDDARTWGVAFEVTGAEVEESLKYLNVRETVRGGYVTKTVEFFPDGEKQPSVPALVYIATEDNALYLGPASPETIGVQIAVCCGKTGHNLEYLLRLAEFMRSSCPHVEDHHLFAIEAAALNVVSYLLAA, encoded by the exons ATGAAGCCTCAAGACATCGTCGCCGGGAAGGCCAGCAGCCTGTGGATCTTCGGCTACGGGTCTCTGGTGTGGAAGCCGGACTTCGAGTACCGGAGGAGCCACGTCGGCTCCATCCGAGGCTACAAGAGACGCTTCTGGCACGGAGACAACTTCCACCGCGGGGACGACGAGTTG ccCGGAAGAGTGGTGACGCTGATTGAAGATGATGAC GCGCGCACTTGGGGCGTGGCGTTCGAGGTGACCGGCGCCGAAGTCGAGGAGTCCCTGAAGTACCTCAACGTGCGCGAGACGGTCCGCGGCGGCTACGTCACCAAGACGGTGGAGTTCTTCCCCGACGGCGAGAAGCAGCCCTCGGTTCCGGCGCTGGTGTACATCGCCACCGAAGACAACGCCCTCTACCTGGGGCCCGCCAGCCCCGAGACCATCGGCGTCCAGATCGCCGTGTGCTGCGGGAAGACGGGCCACAACCTGGAGTATCTGCTCCGGCTGGCCGAGTTCATGAGGAGCAGCTGCCCCCACGTGGAAGACCACCACCTGTTCGCCATCGAGGCCGCGGCGCTGAACGTGGTGTCCTACCTGTTGGCGGCCTAG